A part of Methanomassiliicoccales archaeon genomic DNA contains:
- a CDS encoding glycerol-3-phosphate acyltransferase, with amino-acid sequence MENAVDRFLNKINLTLPVKVAIVGASLTFLFLIGEGAEESFGPFLAYLYGSIPFGYLITKYWTGKNITAEGSGNVGMANSYNVGGMVPAIVTTSGEISKALLPLTITFLYYDLDLRLSCFLLAGTYLGTNFSIFLKGKGGMGTTMMLWSLLVLSPLSLVAILACMVVTMKVMKDTYHMALLNYAIGPFIVFIIDGRPILVTFVTFAAMIYLIKLKRDMDDLGVRHRMMSQRRSGSF; translated from the coding sequence ATGGAGAATGCGGTGGACAGGTTCTTGAACAAGATCAACCTCACCCTGCCCGTAAAGGTCGCGATCGTTGGGGCAAGCCTTACGTTTTTATTTCTAATCGGAGAGGGCGCCGAGGAGAGTTTCGGCCCGTTTCTTGCATATCTCTACGGTTCGATACCCTTCGGATACCTGATAACAAAATATTGGACCGGCAAGAACATCACCGCCGAAGGGTCTGGCAACGTCGGGATGGCCAATTCATATAACGTGGGCGGCATGGTGCCCGCGATCGTCACCACATCAGGGGAGATATCAAAGGCCCTCCTCCCCCTCACAATAACATTCCTTTATTATGACCTGGACCTAAGGCTATCGTGCTTCCTATTGGCCGGCACCTATCTGGGGACCAACTTCTCTATATTCCTGAAGGGCAAGGGAGGGATGGGCACGACCATGATGCTTTGGTCGTTGCTAGTGCTGTCGCCCCTGTCCCTGGTGGCCATATTGGCATGCATGGTCGTCACCATGAAGGTCATGAAGGACACCTACCACATGGCGTTGTTGAACTATGCAATAGGTCCGTTCATCGTGTTCATCATCGACGGGCGGCCAATACTGGTCACTTTCGTGACGTTCGCGGCCATGATCTATCTCATAAAACTCAAGAGGGACATGGATGACCTTGGTGTTAGGCACAGGATGATGTCACAAAGAAGGTCAGGGTCCTTCTGA
- a CDS encoding DEAD/DEAH box helicase produces the protein MAGEELIKDVKEIYHKLIRREYSKYEQSKTIKSVSLQTKDFDELGIHPDFLEYLVDNGYLIKLGDGEYRTLLMDVVFRSADVRVKYGGTKYVLESELKLKVRPILRHDYIKFEREDKELRELKESITRKLGNSKLTENFLMALSRSGVIGLSKYQYQSIISILNSDKDVVVSAPTAFGKTYTFVIPMLVECLKADIEGANGSTAVIFYPRKSLGSDQMGKLIKLVDNINTCCGTKITIGIDEGDTKKRAEIRDGEIFRGIKCPHHDEQTLSFLDKRVYCPKGHHYLDFINSSKDSFKTNPPSIVITNIYSYPYRLSNTANWTNGYLNKDIKFFIFDEIHAYRGIVAGMLKYFIGILRSLVAPNARVVLSSATIPHLEDFVTEITSKKLDNMLDLVYKESRYGRDSEKLELYLLVGINPYTSWETYTHELAIYLSSVNRLRENKNLQSLIFIDSVKNINRVYGQAREAIKLGDPKDHFNSAIDVRHPYSYWAYNDKFKVNPEEIDTSKELLELRKEIDSNLSYHYSQRPDRFEIEEKIKKGNIDVVFTTSTLELGVDYDNVSVVVNAGIPFSLESIVQRVGRAGRKESTTLNTSLSIVVVKNNPLQYFYLYKGIDFLIDPDMMQKIPVSFNNQFVILYSSMLYSVATFAKQGGDVKGNVNTLRSIIDYIDKNETRIRAELGMRVDFSKIRENTKKIIEILGRDDIDDKCKEVQSYLNSLWLKDSLLEIDQDIGRIVEMVESSMERVATREREHFQKHLSSIKDLRKHILDETIELDELEVILCNLQNEVDQTKNMIRSQQHPLIESKKELQDLSQSLFDAAEGAGKTTATKGKLTKEQYGIFSRACEIHKSMSDHIIKLIETLVGVKFMGTQFMDQLIFIKPMHQSGNGEEEFLTNVVERIPPFELANVPFESKEARELTNAVGARHVWFPKPKYRYILTPDAVPRLITNLDTNGLSGGVASKMGSLMVPESIELIDVSALDKPLIIRVGTRQGPPLYIKYGSDSFSGSKVRGQYPIPRNIRSMYQEWKLKNYNLVKEATLAEIELMDERIINQDNNRWGLNFRYVSMCRQGFCITTDPFDVQCPKEVQKECTVGTACGGTRHWNKYRKMFPKFNLRLTVENVAEEKTPLVMGMSTRTYEDLQDDIDFIYSSAYTYLPYGFNDYMTREIELVPFGYKAKTSYIVFNLNRILVDAIASSVISSDARLLDLLKFKFYMYGQSKTSKSTMDASVMSLRYDGYNIDTSSSDFKDFIRESLVHSMAHMFYSYLAVEKIGVEPDKMVYFIKGTTIFILENSKNDGIGIVETVRNELKDGENKFFKEFFEWSNWQFKTHQERVGKAESILREDAQKSLELLKVNPTTSKIINESLAELQKLTGMIKKNVPLDFIDITTFRQLYINEVRPNEDISEYIMTLINSQDGIHICSDGCTECLVFPNGCSEPFSQVYIVSRNLINKFIGAVQKGSLPIVRKGLGELINALMDVSEEIIVKSPFVDSYGLDMLLKQAKDGKKVLLITRDKTVEELGVHPEIKIKASSSERFHSKLYYFKIDGQELAVQGSLNLIKSSLVDNEETITVVWDKDQVSSLYDSVRL, from the coding sequence TTGGCGGGGGAAGAGTTAATCAAGGATGTCAAGGAAATTTATCATAAGCTTATTCGTCGGGAATACTCCAAATATGAGCAATCCAAGACGATTAAGAGCGTTTCCCTTCAAACCAAAGACTTTGATGAATTGGGCATCCATCCAGATTTTCTGGAATACCTTGTTGATAATGGCTATTTAATTAAGCTTGGAGATGGTGAATATCGAACCCTCCTGATGGATGTCGTTTTCCGCTCGGCGGATGTGCGAGTAAAATATGGTGGAACAAAATATGTGCTGGAATCCGAGTTGAAGCTAAAGGTTCGTCCAATTTTGAGGCATGATTATATAAAATTTGAAAGAGAAGATAAAGAGCTTCGAGAGCTTAAGGAATCGATAACAAGAAAGCTGGGCAATAGTAAGCTAACTGAAAATTTTCTCATGGCCTTGAGTCGGTCTGGGGTAATTGGATTATCAAAATATCAATATCAATCAATAATCAGCATTCTTAATAGTGACAAAGATGTTGTGGTCTCTGCTCCAACGGCATTTGGCAAGACCTATACATTTGTTATCCCAATGCTTGTAGAATGCCTCAAAGCGGATATTGAGGGGGCTAATGGTTCAACAGCTGTAATTTTCTACCCTCGAAAATCACTTGGCTCCGACCAGATGGGCAAGTTGATTAAATTGGTGGATAACATTAACACATGTTGTGGAACGAAGATAACCATTGGTATCGATGAGGGAGACACAAAGAAACGGGCAGAAATTAGAGATGGAGAAATTTTTCGAGGAATTAAGTGCCCCCACCACGATGAACAAACATTATCGTTTCTTGACAAGCGTGTTTATTGCCCAAAAGGTCATCATTATCTTGATTTCATTAATTCTTCAAAGGATAGTTTTAAAACCAATCCACCCAGCATTGTTATTACTAACATCTACTCGTACCCATACAGATTATCAAATACGGCAAACTGGACCAACGGCTATCTTAATAAGGACATCAAATTTTTCATATTCGATGAAATCCACGCATATCGGGGTATTGTCGCTGGAATGCTGAAGTATTTTATAGGAATCCTTAGGAGTCTAGTTGCACCTAACGCGAGGGTTGTTCTTTCTTCTGCAACAATCCCTCACTTAGAGGACTTTGTTACTGAGATAACATCAAAAAAATTAGACAACATGCTCGACTTGGTTTATAAGGAGAGTCGATATGGTCGAGATTCGGAGAAGTTGGAACTTTATCTCCTGGTGGGTATTAATCCATACACCTCTTGGGAAACCTACACCCACGAATTAGCTATCTACCTATCTTCAGTGAATAGGTTGAGAGAAAATAAGAACCTCCAGAGTTTGATTTTCATTGACAGCGTAAAAAATATCAACCGAGTCTATGGGCAGGCGAGGGAAGCTATCAAACTCGGTGACCCGAAAGACCATTTCAATTCAGCAATTGATGTGAGACACCCTTATTCTTATTGGGCATATAACGACAAGTTTAAAGTCAATCCAGAAGAGATTGATACAAGTAAAGAACTGCTGGAATTGAGAAAGGAAATAGATTCTAATCTAAGCTATCACTATTCTCAGAGGCCGGACCGCTTCGAAATCGAAGAGAAAATTAAGAAAGGAAATATCGATGTTGTATTCACTACATCGACTCTTGAACTCGGGGTGGATTATGATAATGTCTCTGTTGTGGTGAATGCGGGAATACCATTTAGCTTAGAGAGCATTGTCCAGCGTGTTGGTAGGGCAGGAAGGAAAGAAAGTACAACGCTGAATACTTCGTTATCTATTGTAGTTGTGAAGAACAATCCGCTCCAATATTTTTACCTGTATAAGGGCATCGATTTCCTCATCGACCCTGACATGATGCAGAAGATACCAGTCTCGTTCAACAACCAGTTTGTCATACTTTATTCCTCGATGCTGTATTCAGTAGCCACATTTGCAAAGCAAGGAGGCGATGTTAAGGGTAATGTTAACACGCTCCGGTCCATCATTGATTATATCGATAAAAACGAGACCAGGATTAGAGCGGAACTGGGTATGCGGGTAGACTTCTCTAAAATAAGAGAAAACACAAAGAAAATTATTGAGATATTGGGTAGAGATGATATTGATGACAAGTGCAAAGAAGTGCAGTCGTATTTGAATTCCTTGTGGTTGAAGGATTCTTTGCTAGAAATCGACCAAGACATTGGGCGTATAGTTGAGATGGTTGAATCCAGCATGGAAAGAGTAGCTACAAGAGAAAGAGAGCACTTTCAAAAACATCTATCCTCGATTAAGGACCTTAGAAAACATATATTAGACGAAACCATCGAATTGGATGAACTGGAAGTTATTTTGTGTAATCTGCAAAACGAGGTAGACCAAACAAAAAATATGATTAGGTCGCAGCAGCACCCACTTATTGAGAGCAAGAAAGAGTTGCAAGACCTTTCCCAATCACTGTTCGATGCTGCTGAGGGGGCTGGAAAAACCACCGCCACCAAAGGTAAGCTTACCAAAGAGCAGTATGGTATATTCTCGCGCGCCTGTGAAATTCATAAAAGTATGAGCGACCACATTATCAAGCTCATAGAAACTCTGGTTGGAGTCAAATTCATGGGCACTCAGTTCATGGACCAATTGATTTTCATTAAACCAATGCATCAATCTGGAAATGGGGAGGAGGAATTCCTGACCAATGTTGTTGAGCGCATACCCCCCTTTGAACTAGCCAATGTCCCATTTGAATCTAAAGAAGCTCGAGAATTGACTAACGCTGTGGGCGCTCGGCATGTATGGTTCCCCAAGCCAAAATATCGATACATTTTGACTCCAGACGCAGTTCCAAGGCTAATAACCAACCTTGACACCAACGGTTTATCAGGTGGGGTCGCCTCTAAAATGGGAAGCCTGATGGTCCCTGAGTCCATAGAGCTTATTGATGTTTCTGCATTGGATAAACCTCTCATTATTAGGGTTGGTACCCGTCAGGGACCGCCTCTCTACATAAAATATGGTTCTGATTCCTTCTCCGGCTCCAAAGTACGGGGGCAATATCCCATACCAAGGAATATCAGGAGCATGTATCAAGAGTGGAAGTTGAAAAATTATAATTTGGTCAAGGAGGCTACCCTCGCTGAAATCGAGCTGATGGATGAGAGGATAATCAACCAAGACAATAACAGATGGGGTCTTAACTTCAGATATGTGTCGATGTGTAGACAGGGATTCTGTATAACGACGGACCCTTTTGATGTCCAGTGTCCCAAGGAAGTACAGAAAGAATGTACCGTGGGAACTGCTTGCGGAGGAACTCGACATTGGAACAAATACAGAAAAATGTTCCCGAAGTTCAACCTTCGTCTCACTGTTGAAAATGTAGCTGAGGAAAAAACTCCCCTGGTTATGGGAATGAGTACAAGAACTTATGAGGACCTGCAAGACGATATTGATTTCATCTACTCCTCGGCTTACACTTACCTTCCATATGGTTTCAACGATTATATGACCAGGGAAATCGAACTCGTTCCTTTTGGGTATAAAGCCAAGACATCATACATTGTCTTTAACCTCAATCGGATACTTGTTGATGCCATCGCCTCATCTGTCATCTCCTCAGATGCCAGACTACTCGACCTATTAAAATTTAAGTTCTATATGTATGGCCAGAGCAAGACTAGTAAATCAACGATGGACGCTTCGGTTATGAGTTTGAGGTACGATGGTTATAATATTGACACATCCTCATCAGATTTCAAAGATTTCATTCGTGAATCTCTAGTCCATTCGATGGCCCACATGTTCTATTCATACCTTGCAGTCGAGAAAATCGGGGTTGAACCAGACAAGATGGTGTATTTTATCAAAGGTACAACAATATTCATTCTTGAAAACTCGAAGAACGATGGTATCGGAATTGTTGAAACAGTACGAAACGAACTGAAAGATGGTGAAAATAAGTTTTTCAAGGAATTTTTTGAATGGTCCAACTGGCAGTTTAAGACTCATCAAGAAAGAGTGGGCAAGGCCGAGAGTATTTTGAGAGAAGATGCCCAGAAATCTTTAGAGCTGTTAAAAGTAAACCCAACCACCTCGAAAATTATTAACGAGAGCCTGGCAGAACTTCAAAAGCTGACGGGAATGATAAAAAAGAATGTTCCTCTTGACTTTATCGATATTACAACTTTCCGCCAATTATATATAAACGAAGTTAGGCCAAATGAGGACATATCTGAGTATATTATGACCCTTATTAATTCCCAAGATGGAATACATATTTGTTCTGATGGTTGTACAGAATGTCTGGTCTTCCCAAATGGGTGTTCCGAACCGTTCTCTCAGGTATATATTGTGTCCAGGAACTTGATTAATAAATTTATCGGAGCTGTACAGAAGGGAAGTCTGCCAATAGTTAGAAAGGGTCTGGGTGAACTTATTAATGCCTTAATGGATGTCTCTGAAGAAATTATTGTGAAATCACCCTTTGTAGATTCATACGGTCTTGATATGTTGCTTAAACAGGCCAAAGATGGAAAAAAGGTTCTCCTCATTACCCGAGATAAAACTGTTGAAGAACTGGGCGTACACCCCGAAATAAAAATAAAAGCTAGTTCCTCTGAGAGATTCCACTCCAAGTTATATTACTTCAAGATTGATGGTCAGGAATTAGCGGTTCAGGGTTCGCTCAATCTTATCAAAAGCAGCTTAGTAGATAATGAAGAAACGATTACCGTGGTTTGGGACAAGGACCAGGTGTCGTCCCTTTATGACAGTGTGAGGTTATGA
- a CDS encoding glycerol-3-phosphate acyltransferase has product MTTVRSFQDLRLGIKTKASIVVVVLAFFILIADSYAGIFGPLLAYLYGSIPFGWMFAKARTGKDISKEGSGNLGVANSFNVAGYSEGIFTIVTEASKALLPLTISYFFFDLDLELSCVLIAGSFLGANFSLFIRFQGGMGVTIALWSMLILSPLTFIIVMVLMFVILKTVKDTYHASLLNFAIAPLILLVVDGRTPLFLLALFIAAIFFLKYRRSMDEFRLRDEMKRRRAESRQRDR; this is encoded by the coding sequence ATGACGACGGTACGCTCTTTCCAGGACCTTAGGTTGGGCATAAAGACCAAGGCATCTATCGTCGTCGTGGTACTGGCCTTTTTTATTTTGATTGCAGACTCGTACGCCGGAATCTTCGGGCCGTTGCTCGCTTACCTCTATGGGTCTATTCCCTTCGGATGGATGTTCGCAAAGGCCAGGACGGGCAAGGATATCTCGAAGGAAGGGTCAGGAAATCTTGGTGTGGCGAACTCGTTCAATGTTGCCGGCTACTCAGAGGGGATTTTCACCATCGTGACTGAGGCGTCAAAAGCTCTTTTGCCCCTCACCATCTCCTACTTTTTCTTTGATCTCGACTTAGAGCTGAGCTGCGTTCTGATCGCCGGCTCATTTTTAGGCGCCAATTTCTCTTTGTTTATAAGGTTCCAAGGCGGCATGGGTGTTACGATAGCGTTATGGTCCATGCTCATCCTCTCACCATTGACATTCATCATTGTTATGGTCTTGATGTTCGTCATATTGAAGACGGTGAAGGACACTTATCACGCTTCACTGCTTAATTTCGCAATAGCACCCCTCATTCTGTTGGTCGTTGATGGAAGGACGCCTCTTTTTCTGCTCGCTCTATTCATTGCGGCCATCTTCTTCCTAAAATATCGACGGTCGATGGATGAGTTCAGGTTGAGGGATGAGATGAAAAGGAGGAGAGCCGAGAGCCGTCAACGGGATAGATGA
- a CDS encoding recombinase family protein: MRVALYARVSRSDKDQNPENQLLKLRGYALKHGWSVYKEYIDYASGAAPTRPAFDKMMSEARGRHFDIILVVRIDRMARSVKQLWANVEKLNHHGVCFACTDQEIDTSSPTGKLTFTILGAVAELELELIRERTKDGLERARSQGKRLGRPPNPTLDSQISNLRKQGLSYREIGIQVGLSHQAVKQRLKRMGYKKGSSLENEAS; the protein is encoded by the coding sequence ATGCGTGTAGCTCTATACGCCAGAGTGTCTCGCTCAGACAAGGACCAGAACCCTGAGAACCAGCTCCTTAAGCTTAGAGGATACGCCCTGAAGCATGGATGGTCCGTCTATAAGGAATACATAGACTATGCTAGCGGAGCTGCCCCAACTAGACCGGCATTTGACAAGATGATGTCCGAGGCCAGGGGGCGGCATTTTGACATAATCTTGGTCGTCAGAATCGACAGAATGGCCCGTTCGGTCAAGCAATTGTGGGCAAATGTGGAGAAATTGAATCACCACGGCGTATGCTTTGCATGCACAGACCAAGAAATCGACACGAGTAGCCCGACTGGAAAATTGACTTTCACAATCCTCGGGGCGGTGGCAGAGCTTGAGCTAGAATTAATCCGCGAGAGAACGAAGGATGGTCTTGAGCGGGCGAGGTCGCAGGGTAAGCGCCTAGGGAGGCCCCCGAATCCGACCTTGGATTCTCAGATTTCCAACCTAAGAAAACAGGGGCTGAGCTACAGAGAAATCGGGATTCAGGTCGGATTGAGCCATCAGGCGGTTAAGCAGCGCCTTAAGCGGATGGGGTACAAAAAGGGGAGCAGTTTAGAAAATGAAGCCAGCTAA
- a CDS encoding helix-turn-helix domain-containing protein, whose amino-acid sequence MPKFMCSPLKLRIYSLAVDGRGRGSGFAIPEIARIVHLSEERVRVVLRQHERDGYIAKVPHTKRPIAWVRGPCSNILDELIIRSESNIDGETVNPNFEGDRKSQQINVGESATLKQVRASRAHLNGRIMFEVSKLGDMNQIRRVDAQGRVEKYNLFPKEPYLNNHNTEYWKTDLPYHGREVPIELICTKKVCKLSVFGLELSLTKSQIESDKELMENLAVEVTSDLVKFGGWVLGPAKFIGKVEHAFLGDDCPIDMPHIEKRGDSRIFTDHSHGERELETTDHKLVATLCTLPEEIDEIKDIQKEHSIRLLLHEDLIKTQGEMFKTLSQLQRLERESEKSRASQIEDAGKNKESESPKGTVANGADNEVMYR is encoded by the coding sequence TTGCCTAAGTTCATGTGCAGTCCGCTCAAACTCCGCATCTACAGTTTAGCCGTCGATGGGAGGGGTCGTGGTTCGGGGTTTGCAATTCCGGAGATAGCCAGGATTGTTCACTTAAGTGAGGAGCGTGTCCGGGTCGTACTTAGGCAGCATGAGAGGGACGGGTATATCGCCAAGGTCCCTCACACAAAGAGACCCATAGCTTGGGTCAGAGGCCCCTGCTCCAACATACTGGATGAGTTGATAATCCGCTCGGAATCCAATATTGACGGTGAGACCGTCAATCCCAACTTCGAAGGGGACCGTAAATCCCAACAAATCAATGTTGGAGAATCAGCCACGCTTAAGCAGGTACGGGCCTCGCGGGCACATCTGAACGGTCGAATCATGTTCGAGGTGAGCAAGCTAGGTGACATGAATCAAATTAGAAGGGTTGATGCTCAAGGCCGTGTCGAAAAATACAATTTGTTCCCGAAGGAGCCATATCTGAACAATCACAACACCGAATACTGGAAGACCGACTTGCCCTATCACGGACGCGAAGTTCCTATAGAGCTCATATGCACAAAGAAAGTATGCAAATTGTCCGTCTTTGGATTGGAGCTTTCGCTAACAAAGAGTCAGATAGAGTCTGACAAGGAGTTGATGGAAAATTTAGCAGTCGAGGTCACCTCTGACTTGGTAAAGTTCGGGGGGTGGGTCCTTGGTCCGGCCAAATTCATCGGGAAAGTGGAGCATGCGTTTCTAGGGGATGACTGCCCAATCGACATGCCACACATAGAGAAGAGGGGCGATTCGAGAATATTCACAGACCATTCGCACGGTGAACGGGAGCTTGAAACAACCGACCACAAATTGGTAGCTACCCTCTGTACGCTTCCAGAGGAAATTGATGAAATCAAGGACATCCAGAAGGAGCACTCCATCAGATTGCTGTTGCATGAGGACTTGATTAAAACCCAGGGAGAAATGTTCAAGACTCTTTCACAGCTCCAACGGCTCGAAAGGGAGTCCGAGAAGTCAAGGGCGTCTCAAATCGAGGATGCTGGAAAGAACAAAGAATCAGAGTCGCCCAAGGGGACAGTCGCAAACGGTGCAGATAACGAGGTGATGTATCGTTGA
- a CDS encoding GTPase: MNRTKVLIMGAAGRDFHNFNTCFREDRRYEVVAFTASQIPGIERRRYPPELAGEMYPNGIDIYPEEDLFKLIKKNRVEQVVFAYSDISHLDLMHKASMVMAAGADFRIMANAGTFLEADVPVISICAVRTGAGKSQTTRRICSWLRSRGIRTVAIRHPMPYGPLTKERAVQRFASYEDLDEQRCTIEEREEYEPLIDSGSVVYAGIDYGAVLKEAQKEADIIVWDGGNNDLPFLRSDLHVVVADPLRAGHELTYHPGEANVRMADVVLINKVADENRAKVEEIRRNVASINPRAAMVEAASPIAAESCSLVTDRRVLVVEDGPTVTHGGMSYGAGTIAARDYCSGKVIDPRPYAIGSIKDTYEKYPHLGHILPAMGYSEPQVKELEETINRADCDVVVTGTPIDLNRILKVNKPIVRVRYELQYLTNPTLEEIIEERLGPLLFDCGDGACTLR; encoded by the coding sequence ATGAACAGGACAAAGGTCCTAATAATGGGCGCTGCTGGACGGGACTTTCACAACTTCAATACCTGTTTCAGGGAAGACAGGAGATATGAGGTGGTGGCATTCACGGCCTCCCAGATCCCAGGCATCGAGAGAAGGCGATATCCGCCTGAGCTGGCCGGGGAAATGTATCCCAACGGTATAGACATTTACCCGGAGGAGGACCTTTTTAAGCTGATAAAGAAGAACAGGGTCGAGCAGGTCGTTTTCGCCTATTCGGACATCTCCCATCTTGACCTCATGCACAAGGCCTCGATGGTCATGGCGGCAGGCGCTGACTTCAGGATCATGGCCAATGCCGGCACGTTCCTTGAGGCGGACGTCCCTGTCATTAGCATCTGCGCCGTCAGAACCGGTGCTGGTAAGAGCCAGACCACCAGGAGGATTTGTTCCTGGCTCCGTTCAAGGGGCATCAGGACGGTCGCCATCAGGCACCCGATGCCATACGGCCCCCTTACGAAGGAAAGGGCGGTACAGCGGTTCGCCAGCTATGAGGACCTCGACGAGCAGAGGTGCACCATCGAGGAACGCGAGGAGTACGAGCCCCTGATCGATTCAGGGTCTGTCGTTTATGCAGGGATAGACTATGGCGCGGTGCTCAAAGAGGCACAGAAGGAGGCTGACATAATCGTATGGGACGGGGGGAACAACGACCTCCCGTTCCTGAGGAGCGACCTTCACGTAGTCGTGGCGGACCCCCTCCGTGCCGGTCACGAGCTGACATATCATCCAGGTGAAGCGAACGTGCGCATGGCCGACGTTGTGCTGATAAACAAGGTGGCCGATGAGAACCGCGCAAAGGTCGAGGAGATAAGGAGAAACGTTGCGTCGATCAATCCCAGAGCGGCCATGGTTGAGGCAGCCTCGCCTATAGCCGCGGAGAGCTGCTCCCTTGTGACGGACAGGAGGGTCCTTGTAGTGGAGGACGGGCCCACGGTCACCCACGGTGGGATGAGCTATGGGGCCGGGACCATTGCGGCGAGGGACTATTGCTCTGGGAAGGTCATCGACCCTAGGCCTTACGCGATAGGCTCGATCAAGGATACCTATGAGAAGTATCCCCATCTCGGACATATTCTGCCAGCGATGGGCTATTCCGAGCCTCAGGTGAAAGAGCTTGAGGAGACCATCAACAGGGCGGATTGTGACGTGGTCGTCACCGGGACCCCGATAGACCTCAACCGAATTTTGAAGGTCAATAAACCGATCGTGAGGGTCAGGTATGAGCTCCAATATCTGACGAACCCTACGCTCGAGGAGATCATAGAGGAAAGGCTCGGCCCGCTCCTTTTCGATTGCGGTGACGGTGCCTGCACTCTGAGATAA
- a CDS encoding site-specific integrase yields MKPAKIGSVAQGGASKTVDKFTGRIVDSSLEGKDAALKRSGNKPSVIGKKGRPGRRRGARSLGGRYPFLSWLNKLLKSCGLAEATIVERRRRLKRIYKDLLDLQSKGKIETTNPEKMSEKDVGAFVDAMCQKGKKGKDFEHDMTALNTLLKYANNLALESYKNKHASQFRRSMKVNRHPSLSPDEYARILDNADKVETNDWNKMESYAIVILGMATGARHKELREGKLDDLTLTNGNECYHIEHPKGEDTYGQTRDTVVMAACVKFLKRYREKRLAMLARYPDNLYLFPAFRDKLDGKLSTNSITKMVRMVGKECSVEGLDLHKCRRTFGQKLLDEEARIESVSVLMGHATTAMTEKFYCRRKQQQAINDARNLMGNVPSSTVQNSLPDTKNPLIDKKYEMSGYA; encoded by the coding sequence ATGAAGCCAGCTAAGATTGGGTCTGTCGCCCAAGGCGGGGCTTCAAAAACGGTCGATAAGTTTACAGGTCGCATCGTCGATTCCTCCCTTGAGGGCAAAGATGCTGCGCTTAAGCGTAGCGGTAATAAGCCCTCCGTTATCGGGAAAAAAGGCAGACCGGGAAGAAGAAGGGGGGCGAGGTCATTGGGTGGCCGATACCCCTTCTTAAGCTGGTTGAATAAATTACTTAAGAGCTGTGGACTGGCTGAGGCGACTATCGTTGAGAGGCGGAGAAGGTTGAAACGGATATACAAGGACCTCCTGGACCTACAATCGAAGGGTAAAATCGAAACGACCAATCCAGAGAAGATGTCGGAAAAAGATGTGGGTGCATTCGTCGATGCGATGTGTCAGAAGGGGAAGAAAGGCAAGGATTTCGAGCATGATATGACCGCCTTAAATACTCTTCTGAAATATGCGAACAATCTGGCCTTAGAATCCTACAAGAACAAACATGCAAGCCAATTCCGTAGGAGTATGAAGGTCAATAGACATCCATCGTTAAGTCCGGATGAATATGCTAGGATACTAGATAACGCCGATAAGGTCGAAACGAACGACTGGAATAAGATGGAGTCCTATGCAATAGTAATCCTGGGAATGGCGACCGGTGCAAGGCACAAAGAATTGAGGGAAGGTAAGTTGGATGACCTCACCCTCACGAATGGAAACGAATGCTATCACATCGAGCATCCAAAGGGAGAGGATACATACGGACAAACGAGGGATACAGTTGTAATGGCCGCGTGTGTGAAATTCCTTAAACGGTATCGTGAGAAAAGGCTGGCGATGCTGGCCAGATACCCGGACAATCTATACCTGTTTCCTGCCTTCAGGGATAAATTGGATGGGAAATTATCGACCAACAGCATCACGAAAATGGTTAGGATGGTCGGTAAGGAGTGTAGTGTCGAGGGTTTAGACCTCCACAAATGTCGGAGGACCTTCGGTCAGAAGCTCCTGGATGAGGAGGCTCGCATAGAATCAGTTAGCGTCCTCATGGGTCATGCCACCACCGCGATGACGGAGAAGTTCTATTGCCGTAGAAAACAGCAACAGGCGATAAATGATGCCCGGAACTTGATGGGGAATGTACCATCCAGTACTGTGCAAAATTCATTGCCAGATACCAAAAACCCTCTGATTGACAAAAAATACGAGATGTCTGGATATGCTTGA